The Pseudomonas sp. IAC-BECa141 genome contains the following window.
TCACCAGCCAGCGCTCGGGGTAATCAATGACGCCGATGGCCGCATAACAATTGCTGACGATGTACACCAAACCGCGAATCGCCTGATCCCGATCAGCGCCTGTGGCGGGCAGCAGACCGGATTGCGGGAAGCTCAACCCCAGATGAATCAGGATTGCCGCACTTTCAGTGATGACACTGCCGTCCGGCAGTTGCAGGGTCGGGATCTGTTTGAGCGGGTTGAGCCGCGCCAGCTCCTGCGCCGCTTCCGCGCTGGCCTCGATATCGATGAAGCGGTAAGCCACCTGGCACAGCTCGAGCGCCGCCTCGATGGCCGCCGCCCCTGAATTGCGATGTCCGTAGAGCTGATACATAACCCCTCCTCCACTGCGAAAGGCATCCTGCCTGGGCCTATTTATAGCTGTTGTATCGAATTTGGCACGGATTGCGCATTGATCGGCAGCTTGCGAATCCCTGATCTCGCAAAACAGCGCTGGCGGTGCCCATCCCGCACCAAGAGCAATCAGCGAACGCTATCCGCGTTCTTGTAAGGTGCGATACCGGACCAAAAGTTCGCGTATCCGAGCTGGCAACAAGGAGTTCACCGCGTGAATCTTCATCTGCTGCGCCACACTCTTCTCTGCGTCCCCGTGTACCTGCGCCGTGTTCGCCCTGCGAACAGTCCGTGCATTCCTTTTATTACCTGAACGCCTGCACTATTTATTTTTTAAATAGTACGCAAGAAGTCATTGCGTGCGCGCTGCATTAATGAATGCAACAACACATTGTTCGACAATAACTTCAAGACAGCACATCGATACAACTTTCGCCGTTCGGCGTTAATGTTCAAAGCGCACCAAAACTGCACTTTCAATCATTACCCCGAGCCTTACTTTATTTAGACAAGAACAAGGAATACCGCCTGTGACCCGCTAAAACACTGACCCGCACCAAATCAGTCCGCCACGCACCATCAAGCGTCCTGGCCGACACGAGAACAGCCGCTCTATCTCGCTGAACAGCGCGATACCGCGCCAAGCCTGTCTCGCCCCGAAAAAAGCTCTGCAAACAGGGCCGTCGGGAGGTTATGCGCCCATGAAAACCGGCGTGTTCAATGAAACTTATATAAATGCGACACAGGCATCATCCGTGAAATAACCGCTACACAATTGGTCACGCTTTGGCACAGCGGTTGCTATTGCATCAACCATGAGGGCAAGAATGATGTTCGCCACTCAATTGCACACTCACTTATAAAAGAACAGCCACGGACCGGATCAATGAACCATCGAAGTCGGCATTACTGAAGCAACAAGCTGCACAAGCCCTGTTCAATAGATAGTTCAACTATCGGCTTCTGCACACCTGTATGAAAGTTGCGACCACTCACTCGAACAACCCTGTGTTGTTCGAACGGCACCTTATTGCCCTTCATCCACCCGAGGGAGCTTTAATGAACGATGCGGTAAAGCACAGAACGCCGCCGGGGCCATTACCGAACACAGCGCTTGCGTCGGTGGCGGATCGGCCCGTCTATAAGGCCAACACTTCACAGCCCGGCGGCCTGAACAAACAGCAGATGCTGTTGCTGGTAGCGGTGTCGGCGTTGATACACGGCGGCGCCTGGTGGTTTTTCCAGCAGGCCAGGGCCGAGCCGCTGCCCACGCCACCGGAAATTCCGGAAATGACCGTCGAGCTGACCAGCCCGACACCTCCGGCCCCGCCGACACCGGAGCCGCCGCCCCCACCACCGCCCCCGCCCGAGCCGGAACAACCGGTGGAAGACGAGGACGCGGTCAAGCCGCCGCCCAAACCGGTGGAGAAACCCAAGCCGATCGAAAAACCGAAACCGGTCGAGAAACCCAAACCGGTGAAAAAGGTCGAGCCGCCGAAAGCGCCGCCCGCCCCTGCGCAACCGGCTGCGCCTGCCGCCCCGGCCACTCCGAGCGCGCCACCGGCACCTGCGGCGGCACCGGGCCCGGTGAAAGAGACGGCGGCGATATCCGGCCTCGCCAGCCTCGGCAACCCGCCGCCGGAATACCCGTCGCTGGCCCTGCGGCGCAACTGGGAAGGCAGCGTGGTGCTGCGGATTCAGGTGCTGGCCAACGGTCGCGCAGGCTCGGTGACGGTGACCAAGTCCAGCGGCAAGCCGCAACTGGATGACGCGGCGGTCGCGGCGGTGAAGGCCTGGAAGTTCATTCCGGCCAAACGCGGTGACACACCGATCGACGGCTTCGCCACCCAGACCATCGATTTCAAATTGCCGCAATGACGGCGCGACAACCGAACTCACAACCGATTAACGCAAGCGAGGTGTAGCCATGAACGATTCTCTGTCTTCGATGATTGTCCCCGGCGTGCTCTGGGGGCTGGTGCTGTTTTCCGTGGTCAGCTGGGCGATCCTGCTGGTCAAGTCGGCGCAATACCTGCGCCAGAAAACCCAGAACCGGCAGTTCAGCAAAGCCTTCTGGGGCGCGCCGGATTTGCTCACCGCCGCCGAACACGCCAGCCAATATCCGGGCTCGCTTGCGCGGATCGCCAGCAGCGGTTTCGAAGCCCTGCTGGTAGAAGAATCCCCGCGCACCACCCAGCAACTGGCGCACACCA
Protein-coding sequences here:
- a CDS encoding glutathione S-transferase, translating into MYQLYGHRNSGAAAIEAALELCQVAYRFIDIEASAEAAQELARLNPLKQIPTLQLPDGSVITESAAILIHLGLSFPQSGLLPATGADRDQAIRGLVYIVSNCYAAIGVIDYPERWLVMPDEASRQNLMAGARERLHWTWEVFADQFSAELYLDDETPGALDVLAAVVTRWAGAREHLRQARPGFHAWLQRIDRHPVLAPVFARHWPG
- a CDS encoding TonB family protein, with protein sequence MNDAVKHRTPPGPLPNTALASVADRPVYKANTSQPGGLNKQQMLLLVAVSALIHGGAWWFFQQARAEPLPTPPEIPEMTVELTSPTPPAPPTPEPPPPPPPPPEPEQPVEDEDAVKPPPKPVEKPKPIEKPKPVEKPKPVKKVEPPKAPPAPAQPAAPAAPATPSAPPAPAAAPGPVKETAAISGLASLGNPPPEYPSLALRRNWEGSVVLRIQVLANGRAGSVTVTKSSGKPQLDDAAVAAVKAWKFIPAKRGDTPIDGFATQTIDFKLPQ